The following are encoded in a window of Campylobacterota bacterium genomic DNA:
- a CDS encoding mannose-1-phosphate guanylyltransferase, translated as MRNVYVVILAGGSGQRLWPLSTPDHPKQVLPFIGKKSLLQLTYERVQKLVCDQEKIIVVTRQDQKELILNELPRPFQGHIICEPVGKNTAPAIYLANDFIARHDPHALVVVVPADHFIPDTNDFCKTLYDALAYVDGHDDLALVGIRPRNAATGYGYIQTGSVVSGVAPLCLRVEQFHEKPVQKKAEEYVSMQNMWWNSGMVVGRVHAFLNEFRACASQLFTELTAFVQGQYNYQDVQSISFDYAVLEASSRVVLFPATFEWCDVGNVYTFLLLKQQYDKKHDVVSINGRANVTNVIDKKVVCIGVSDMCIIETDDVVVVVPKQDVESVKQAAQKVFTVGV; from the coding sequence CCGGCGGTAGTGGGCAGCGGCTTTGGCCGCTCTCCACTCCAGACCACCCCAAACAGGTGTTACCATTTATTGGAAAAAAATCATTGTTACAACTCACTTATGAGCGTGTGCAGAAGTTGGTATGTGATCAAGAAAAAATAATTGTTGTAACACGCCAAGATCAAAAAGAGCTTATTCTTAATGAATTACCACGCCCTTTCCAGGGTCACATTATTTGTGAGCCAGTGGGAAAAAATACTGCCCCAGCAATCTATTTGGCAAATGACTTTATTGCTCGGCATGACCCTCATGCTCTGGTGGTTGTTGTGCCGGCTGATCATTTTATTCCGGATACAAATGATTTCTGTAAAACGTTGTATGATGCGCTTGCATATGTGGATGGTCATGACGATCTTGCGCTAGTTGGTATCAGGCCGCGTAATGCGGCAACAGGGTATGGTTACATACAGACGGGTTCTGTTGTTTCAGGGGTTGCTCCTTTGTGTTTGCGTGTAGAGCAGTTTCATGAGAAGCCTGTACAAAAAAAAGCAGAAGAATACGTAAGTATGCAAAATATGTGGTGGAATTCAGGTATGGTTGTTGGGCGCGTGCACGCATTTTTGAATGAGTTTAGAGCATGTGCTTCACAGCTTTTTACAGAATTAACAGCCTTTGTGCAAGGGCAATATAACTATCAAGATGTTCAGTCAATATCGTTTGATTATGCGGTGCTTGAGGCAAGTTCTCGAGTTGTTTTGTTTCCTGCAACGTTTGAATGGTGCGATGTGGGTAATGTGTATACGTTTTTGTTGCTTAAGCAGCAATACGATAAAAAACATGATGTTGTTAGTATTAATGGCAGGGCTAATGTAACAAACGTCATAGACAAAAAAGTTGTTTGCATCGGGGTGAGTGACATGTGTATTATTGAAACTGACGATGTAGTTGTGGTTGTACCAAAGCAAGATGTTGAATCGGTTAAGCAGGCCGCACAAAAGGTGTTCACGGTTGGGGTTTAA